A genomic segment from Drosophila willistoni isolate 14030-0811.24 chromosome 2L unlocalized genomic scaffold, UCI_dwil_1.1 Seg72.1, whole genome shotgun sequence encodes:
- the LOC6637864 gene encoding tubulin-specific chaperone cofactor E-like protein: protein MPSLLEALERKYFAECEFENAHHPPELHKRSDLPNDFTVTKCGSRMEFSIFIPRLSPLTSVPALLVLNDCDIDSAGDFESIREKCQRVRELDLAQNKLKDWQEVFNILKHMPKIEFLNLSKNRLMSSLMENPAPTVNLKNLVLNGTYLDWMCIDDLLQNLPVLQELHLSLNNYTKVSIDTGSKEDHEEIKLTKAHPELKTLHFTGNPIENWQEICRLGRLFPNLEVLVLADCPIKALTETQENGEQESHQYFPSLKLLNLSSAHLDNWSAIDELTKFRELQNLRVKHWPLWETLELSEHERRQLLIARLPNVTMLNGGGKITQDERIDAERAFVRYYMVKPESERPSPRYEELLQLHGELDPLVNVNLKPDKRVKVIFTYNEQSESRFVDVYLTVNDLKVKLEKLVNLAPNKMRLFYLDQDYKEFGPEEMKYPNKQLYSYNLQSGDEIIIDAKK from the coding sequence ATGCCCTCATTGCTCGAGGCTTTGGAGCGCAAATATTTTGCGGAATGTGAATTCGAGAATGCCCATCATCCGCCGGAATTGCATAAACGTTCTGATCTGCCAAACGATTTCACTGTAACTAAATGCGGATCTCGAATGGAATTCTCAATATTTATACCACGTTTATCCCCATTAACCAGTGTGCCAGCTTTGTTAGTGCTCAACGATTGTGACATCGATTCGGCGGGAGATTTTGAGAGTATACGAGAGAAATGTCAACGGGTGAGAGAATTGGATTTGGCGcaaaataaactaaaagaTTGGCAAGAAGTTTTCAATATATTGAAACATATGCCAAAAATTGAGTTTTTGAATTTAAGTAAAAATCGCCTAATGAGCTCATTAATGGAAAATCCCGCACCGACAGTTAATCTAAAGAATTTAGTATTAAATGGCACATATTTGGATTGGATGTGTATAGATGATCTATTGCAGAATTTGCCAGTATTGCAGGAATTGCATTTGAGTCTAAATAACTATACAAAAGTCTCAATTGACACTGGCTCGAAGGAGGATCACGAGGAGATTAAACTGACCAAAGCCCATCCGGAGCTAAAAACGTTGCATTTCACTGGCAATCCCATAGAGAATTGGCAAGAGATATGCCGCCTGGGACGTTTATTTCCCAATCTCGAGGTCTTAGTCTTGGCCGATTGTCCCATCAAGGCACTGACTGAAACCCAGGAGAATGGCGAACAAGAGTCTCATCAATATTTTCCCAGCCTTAAACTATTGAATCTAAGTTCCGCACATCTCGACAATTGGTCAGCCATCGATGAATTGACAAAATTCCGAGAATTGCAAAATCTACGCGTAAAACATTGGCCCCTCTGGGAGACATTGGAGCTGTCGGAGCACgagaggcgacaattgttgaTAGCACGTCTCCCGAATGTCACCATGTTGAATGGCGGCGGTAAGATCACTCAGGATGAACGTATCGATGCCGAGCGTGCCTTTGTTCGTTACTATATGGTCAAGCCGGAGAGTGAAAGACCTTCGCCTCGGTATGAGGAACTCTTGCAGCTTCATGGTGAACTGGATCCCTTGGTTAATGTCAATCTTAAGCCTGATAAACGTGTCAAAGTCATCTTTACCTATAATGAGCAAAGTGAGAGTCGTTTTGTTGATGTCTATTTGACGGTTAACGATCTTAAAGTCAAGCTGGAGAAGCTTGTGAATTTGGCGCCAAATAAAATGCGTCTCTTCTATTTGGATCAAGATTACAAGGAATTCGGGCCTGAGGAAATGAAATATCCTAATAAACAGCTCTATAGTTATAATTTACAATCGGGTGATGAGATTATAATTGATGCCAAGAAGTGA